In the Opitutaceae bacterium genome, one interval contains:
- a CDS encoding ATP-binding protein, with protein sequence MISVLLIAEDREAENRIRALLPADRYKTSTRSTVDEARTIIEANIFDLSIFCVSESDRNALDEIAQIKRMSPGIPLAVVIARCPQAWEESALGKGVDFVFCDPLVATHFTSILDRLARLAETSRPAPTPSQIVARPVETGFSRAALEVLRDFSRVLGYSLDYKLFTQHFVLKLREIIRVNRIAIFLEPPPTSSMTAGPKANRLPCISAVGIPLDIRDCFELSRNAGIGERLTKGNHILRAGPEHGQFFGGLNPKIQREFEILDCHIAIPISDRERTLGVAVLGDRVTGNDFSDEELQLLFLLMEELGLAIKNSWLHHQLSASHKLFSDVLASMSSGSMVVGPDLNILHANRAMMHFVRGDRESQKTLEFADLQPTLATPIYDVVEKGAKPSPFFFTDRPESKSIFRASIIPFRNGDNRLPQSVMVVVEDFTQIESAKRFDIESSKTKLISLIAKRFAHEIRNSLVPLTTHQQLLDQEYANEDFRRSLKTALETETGRIQRFTDQMLFLAQPSLTLDEVTDLPSLINESFQSIRGQFGGRPTLEVTSEVESPVVRCDRHSLRHAIGEILVNAIQANTDDPAVTVRLRNGVEGKIALEFSDNGVGFTSETAERAIEPFFTTRNTGVGLGLTVAHRIVDEHHGELLVKPRSRENQADVAVILPHADS encoded by the coding sequence GTGATCAGTGTCCTCCTCATTGCTGAAGACCGCGAGGCAGAAAACCGGATAAGGGCGCTCCTCCCCGCGGATCGTTACAAGACCTCGACGCGATCAACCGTCGACGAGGCCCGCACGATCATTGAGGCGAATATCTTCGACCTGAGCATCTTCTGTGTCTCGGAGTCGGACCGGAACGCGCTCGACGAGATCGCCCAGATCAAACGCATGAGCCCCGGCATCCCGCTGGCAGTGGTCATTGCCCGCTGCCCCCAGGCGTGGGAAGAGTCCGCCCTGGGCAAGGGCGTCGATTTCGTCTTTTGCGATCCCCTCGTCGCCACTCACTTCACCTCGATTCTCGACCGCCTCGCCCGACTGGCCGAAACCTCCCGCCCGGCACCGACGCCTTCCCAGATCGTGGCCAGACCCGTCGAAACCGGGTTTTCCCGCGCAGCGCTGGAAGTCCTCCGCGATTTTTCCAGGGTCCTCGGCTACTCACTCGACTACAAACTGTTCACCCAGCATTTCGTGCTCAAGCTGCGTGAGATCATCCGGGTCAACCGGATTGCCATCTTTCTGGAACCGCCGCCGACCAGTTCGATGACCGCGGGACCGAAAGCCAACCGACTTCCCTGCATTTCCGCCGTCGGCATTCCACTCGACATCCGCGACTGCTTTGAACTCTCGCGCAATGCGGGGATCGGTGAGCGCCTGACCAAGGGCAACCATATCCTGCGGGCCGGCCCGGAGCACGGTCAGTTCTTCGGCGGTCTCAACCCGAAGATCCAGCGCGAATTCGAGATCCTCGACTGCCACATCGCCATCCCGATCTCCGACCGTGAGCGCACCCTCGGCGTCGCCGTTCTCGGCGATCGGGTGACGGGAAATGATTTCTCCGATGAGGAACTGCAGTTGCTCTTCCTCCTGATGGAAGAGCTCGGATTGGCGATCAAGAACAGCTGGCTTCATCATCAGCTCTCAGCCAGTCACAAGCTCTTCTCCGATGTCCTCGCTTCCATGAGCAGTGGAAGCATGGTGGTGGGACCGGACCTGAACATCCTCCATGCCAATCGCGCCATGATGCACTTTGTCCGTGGAGACCGGGAATCCCAAAAAACCCTCGAATTCGCCGATCTTCAGCCGACTCTGGCGACTCCGATTTACGATGTCGTCGAAAAGGGCGCCAAACCGTCGCCTTTTTTCTTCACCGACCGGCCCGAGAGCAAGAGCATCTTCCGCGCTTCGATCATCCCCTTTCGCAACGGAGACAATCGCCTGCCCCAGTCGGTCATGGTCGTGGTGGAGGACTTCACCCAGATCGAATCGGCCAAGCGCTTCGATATCGAGTCTTCCAAGACCAAGCTCATCTCTCTCATCGCCAAGCGATTCGCCCACGAAATCAGGAATTCCCTCGTCCCCCTGACCACTCACCAGCAGCTTCTCGATCAGGAATACGCGAACGAGGATTTCCGCCGGTCGCTGAAGACGGCTCTCGAAACCGAAACCGGACGGATTCAGCGCTTCACCGACCAGATGCTCTTCCTCGCCCAGCCGAGCCTGACACTCGACGAAGTGACTGATCTGCCGAGCCTGATCAATGAGAGCTTCCAAAGCATTCGCGGACAATTCGGAGGCCGGCCCACCCTTGAGGTCACCTCGGAAGTCGAAAGCCCGGTCGTCCGCTGCGATCGCCACAGCCTGCGGCACGCGATCGGCGAGATCCTCGTCAATGCCATCCAGGCCAACACCGACGATCCCGCCGTCACGGTCCGGCTGCGCAACGGGGTAGAGGGCAAGATTGCCCTCGAATTCTCCGACAACGGCGTCGGCTTCACCAGCGAGACAGCCGAGCGCGCGATCGAGCCGTTCTTCACCACCCGAAACACCGGGGTCGGCCTCGGCCTGACCGTGGCCCATCGCATTGTTGACGAACACCATGGCGAGCTCCTCGTCAAACCCCGCTCCCGGGAAAATCAGGCCGACGTCGCGGTCATCCTCCCCCACGCCGACTCCTGA
- a CDS encoding response regulator: MPLTELDSALQKPGAEDTEILKKTLLVIDDEEGPRQSLRMVFKNDYHVHTVESGEKAIEYVRTHPVHAAILDIRMAGQSGIEVLRQIKAIAPSIEVIMLTAYETLETARQAIRLGACDYLNKPFDIATIRESVKRAARLRDISDNISATFDRFNSLTSELQDANLREEMARTANEIYAGVLHDINNPLTIISGFVEMLEMQLSRSTVVSGSALEEARGKLNIISKQVSTCGAITSRYLKLLKRTSEEGTTLSVNQILSDLISLLKSHPAIHSSKLVVKSLESDLQTPVNCTELLQVLINLSVNAFQSTPKSQTVEVSATRHDEPIDLASLPDGPDTHLLNPEHFLNQAPVLCITLTDQGDGIPSDRFARIFEPYFTTKGSQGGTGLGLSIVARLMKNARGMVWLQSRPGEGTCFKLFFPASNPES, encoded by the coding sequence ATGCCACTTACCGAACTCGATTCCGCCCTTCAGAAGCCGGGCGCCGAGGATACCGAGATACTCAAGAAGACCCTGCTCGTCATCGACGACGAGGAAGGACCCCGACAGTCCCTGCGGATGGTGTTCAAGAACGACTACCATGTCCACACCGTCGAGTCCGGGGAGAAGGCGATCGAGTATGTGAGGACCCATCCCGTCCACGCCGCCATTCTCGACATCCGGATGGCCGGGCAATCGGGGATCGAGGTCCTCCGGCAGATCAAGGCGATCGCCCCGTCCATCGAGGTCATCATGCTGACCGCCTACGAAACCCTCGAGACCGCCCGGCAGGCGATCCGCCTCGGAGCCTGTGATTACCTCAACAAACCCTTTGATATCGCCACCATCCGGGAATCCGTCAAGAGGGCGGCCCGTCTGCGCGACATCAGTGACAATATCTCCGCGACTTTCGACCGTTTCAATTCCCTGACCAGTGAACTCCAGGACGCCAACCTGCGCGAAGAGATGGCCCGAACCGCGAACGAGATCTACGCCGGCGTCCTGCACGACATCAACAACCCCCTGACGATCATTTCCGGTTTCGTCGAGATGCTCGAAATGCAGCTTTCCCGCTCCACCGTGGTGTCGGGCTCCGCCCTCGAGGAAGCCCGCGGAAAACTCAATATCATCTCCAAGCAGGTCTCCACCTGCGGCGCCATCACCAGCCGCTACCTCAAGCTTCTCAAACGCACCTCCGAGGAAGGCACGACACTCTCCGTCAATCAGATCCTTTCGGATCTCATCTCACTCCTCAAGTCGCACCCGGCGATCCACTCGAGCAAACTGGTCGTCAAATCGCTCGAATCCGACCTGCAGACACCGGTCAACTGCACCGAGTTGCTCCAGGTCCTGATCAACCTGTCGGTCAATGCCTTTCAGAGCACACCGAAGTCCCAGACGGTCGAGGTGTCCGCCACCCGCCATGACGAACCGATCGACCTCGCAAGTCTGCCCGATGGTCCGGATACCCATCTGCTCAATCCGGAGCATTTCCTGAATCAGGCCCCGGTTCTCTGCATCACCCTGACCGATCAGGGCGACGGCATACCGAGCGACCGCTTTGCCCGTATCTTCGAACCCTACTTCACCACCAAGGGCAGTCAGGGCGGCACCGGCCTGGGCCTGTCCATCGTGGCCCGATTGATGAAAAACGCCCGGGGAATGGTCTGGCTTCAGAGCCGCCCGGGTGAAGGCACCTGCTTCAAGCTCTTCTTCCCCGCCTCGAATCCGGAGTCCTGA
- the rmuC gene encoding DNA recombination protein RmuC, translating into MADPVPLLLAFLAGVFISGLTVWLATRLAHQKALSVRDGQQATTDEKARNLESRLEDADRERAALISENTRLRERSGHLEQEIARLQTTLDSERKNATEKLAAVQDAQEKLIERFKALSADALRENNKTFLDLAQTSFSKLQEGAAGSLEAREKAISQVIQPLKESLNKVDTRIQDLEKIRAGAYAGLSEQIRSLLTTQGQLEAQTGNLVRALRAPAIGGRWGEIQLKRVVEMAGMVEYCDFTQQDSVDTESGRLRPDLIVRLPGGKQIVVDSKAPLQAYLNATESADEAVRSGFLIDHARQVKVHIGKLGAKSYWDQFQPAPEFVVLFLPGESFFSAALSVDPSLIESGVDQKVILATPTTLIALLRAVAYGWRQEQLARNAQEISNLGRELYDRIRVLAAHFDDLRKSLDRSVSSYNKAVRTLESRVLVSARRFQELGSGSNEAIPVISAIDQVPRIIQSDELNDNPSDDELMPDDRDPVDPESDD; encoded by the coding sequence ATGGCGGATCCGGTTCCACTCCTATTGGCATTCCTCGCGGGGGTCTTCATCTCGGGTCTCACCGTCTGGCTCGCCACCCGCCTGGCCCATCAGAAAGCGCTTTCCGTCCGGGACGGTCAACAGGCGACGACTGACGAGAAAGCCAGGAACCTCGAATCCCGGCTGGAAGATGCCGACCGGGAACGCGCCGCCCTGATCTCCGAGAATACCCGCCTGCGGGAACGATCGGGTCATCTCGAGCAGGAGATCGCCCGGCTGCAAACGACTCTCGACAGCGAACGCAAGAACGCCACCGAGAAACTCGCGGCCGTTCAGGATGCCCAGGAAAAGCTCATTGAGAGGTTCAAAGCCCTCTCTGCCGATGCGCTGCGCGAGAACAACAAGACCTTCCTCGATCTGGCCCAGACCTCCTTCAGCAAGCTGCAGGAAGGTGCCGCCGGCAGCCTCGAGGCCCGGGAAAAGGCGATCAGCCAGGTCATTCAGCCTCTCAAGGAATCCCTCAACAAGGTCGACACCCGCATTCAGGACCTCGAAAAAATCCGGGCCGGGGCCTATGCCGGACTCAGCGAGCAGATCAGGAGTCTCCTGACCACCCAGGGCCAGCTCGAAGCCCAGACGGGCAACCTGGTTCGGGCCCTGCGCGCTCCCGCCATCGGAGGCCGCTGGGGTGAGATCCAGCTCAAGCGCGTGGTGGAGATGGCTGGAATGGTCGAATACTGCGACTTCACCCAGCAGGACTCGGTCGACACGGAGAGTGGCCGGTTGCGCCCGGATCTCATCGTCCGCCTGCCCGGCGGCAAACAGATTGTGGTCGATTCCAAAGCCCCCCTCCAGGCTTACCTCAATGCCACCGAATCAGCCGATGAAGCCGTGAGGTCCGGATTTCTCATCGACCACGCCCGCCAGGTCAAAGTGCATATCGGCAAACTCGGGGCCAAGTCCTACTGGGACCAGTTCCAGCCTGCCCCCGAATTCGTCGTCCTCTTTCTTCCCGGCGAATCCTTCTTCAGCGCCGCCCTGAGCGTTGATCCGAGCCTCATCGAATCGGGTGTCGACCAGAAGGTCATTCTCGCCACCCCGACCACCCTGATCGCCCTGCTGCGTGCCGTCGCCTACGGCTGGAGGCAGGAACAGCTTGCCCGCAATGCCCAGGAAATCAGCAACCTGGGCCGCGAACTCTACGACCGGATTCGCGTTCTGGCCGCCCACTTTGACGATCTTCGCAAGTCGCTGGACCGATCGGTCAGTTCCTACAACAAGGCGGTCCGCACCCTCGAGTCCCGGGTCCTCGTCTCCGCCCGCCGCTTCCAGGAACTGGGCAGCGGATCTAACGAGGCCATCCCGGTCATCTCGGCGATCGACCAGGTGCCCCGCATCATCCAATCCGACGAATTGAACGACAATCCGTCCGACGATGAACTGATGCCGGACGACCGCGACCCGGTCGACCCGGAATCGGACGACTGA
- a CDS encoding FAD-linked oxidase C-terminal domain-containing protein: MSPRNASGSTAKERSRRLRRAVGPAARFDDEACFAASFDGSKLSFVPEAVIVPRDRDDVGRVLRLANRMKVPVTVRGGGSSLTGSASPLRGGWVIDLSGWRTTRLDAEQGLIDVDPGVRIADIQTEVEAAGWFYPPDPSSKAYATIGGTIACNAGGMRGAKYGVTRDFVLSLRGFLPTGDYVEWGGHYRKFACGYNLRDLWIGSEGTLGVVTGAILRLLPKPDRRWTVLVAFPDEGAALGAVRRLLATRIFPSIVEFLDRRSVLCAERATDSVFFKDHPGRPVLLVELDGSARDLVAGRKVVNNWIREFGLASREARTERAAEALWQVRRKCSGAMFELGNTKLNEDVVVPLARQVEFYAFLEELQTDSGLEAPTFGHAADGNFHVNIMYDRDDYRQSREARKAVRRLMEKVVELGGTITGEHGIGLAKTPFLKLARNRAEIAAMKAVKDALDPNGILNPGKIFEPFEIWKHRPIQVKLPWDHR; this comes from the coding sequence ATGAGCCCACGCAATGCCAGCGGGTCGACCGCCAAGGAAAGGTCCCGACGCCTTCGGCGGGCGGTCGGTCCGGCCGCGCGTTTTGACGACGAAGCCTGTTTCGCCGCGTCCTTCGACGGGAGCAAGCTGTCCTTTGTCCCGGAAGCGGTCATCGTGCCAAGGGACCGGGATGACGTCGGACGGGTGCTTCGACTGGCCAACCGGATGAAAGTGCCGGTCACGGTGCGGGGTGGGGGCTCGAGCCTGACCGGTTCGGCCTCGCCGCTTCGCGGGGGCTGGGTCATCGACCTGTCCGGCTGGAGAACGACCCGGCTGGATGCCGAGCAGGGCCTCATCGACGTGGATCCGGGCGTGCGGATCGCGGATATCCAGACCGAAGTCGAGGCCGCCGGCTGGTTCTATCCGCCCGATCCCTCATCCAAGGCTTATGCGACCATCGGTGGCACCATCGCCTGCAACGCGGGGGGCATGCGTGGCGCCAAGTACGGCGTGACCCGTGATTTCGTTCTCTCCCTGCGCGGCTTTCTCCCGACCGGCGACTATGTCGAGTGGGGCGGCCACTACCGGAAGTTCGCTTGTGGTTACAATCTGAGGGATCTCTGGATCGGCAGTGAAGGAACCCTCGGGGTGGTCACCGGGGCGATCCTCAGACTCCTGCCCAAGCCGGACCGGCGCTGGACCGTTCTGGTCGCCTTTCCGGATGAAGGCGCGGCCCTCGGGGCGGTCCGCCGTCTGCTCGCCACCCGGATCTTTCCGTCGATCGTGGAGTTCCTCGACCGGCGCAGCGTGCTCTGTGCCGAGCGGGCCACCGACTCGGTCTTTTTCAAGGACCATCCCGGCCGGCCGGTCCTCCTCGTCGAACTGGACGGATCCGCCCGGGACCTTGTCGCGGGCCGCAAGGTCGTCAACAACTGGATACGGGAGTTCGGCCTCGCATCAAGGGAGGCGCGAACGGAACGGGCGGCCGAGGCGCTCTGGCAGGTGCGGCGGAAATGTTCCGGAGCGATGTTTGAACTGGGAAACACCAAATTGAACGAAGACGTGGTGGTGCCCCTGGCCCGGCAGGTGGAGTTTTATGCGTTCCTCGAGGAACTGCAGACCGATTCGGGCCTCGAGGCACCGACCTTCGGCCACGCGGCCGATGGCAATTTCCACGTCAACATCATGTATGATCGCGACGATTACCGCCAGAGCCGGGAGGCCCGCAAGGCGGTCCGTCGGCTGATGGAAAAGGTGGTGGAACTCGGCGGGACGATCACGGGGGAGCACGGTATCGGACTGGCCAAGACTCCGTTTCTGAAGTTGGCCAGGAATCGGGCCGAGATCGCGGCGATGAAGGCGGTCAAGGACGCCCTGGATCCCAACGGGATCCTCAACCCGGGCAAGATCTTCGAGCCCTTCGAGATCTGGAAGCACCGGCCGATCCAGGTGAAGTTGCCCTGGGATCACCGATAG
- a CDS encoding bile acid:sodium symporter family protein: MISSNWIRRNWFLLGLVLAVLLAWVFPNGGSGGGGLPIGGLVNGGVILIFLLQGLTLASEQVWQGLVRWRLHLLIQIFIFGITPLVAIGLTVAAGRLLPPDLAIGFVFLGALPTTISSALVFTTLAGGNVTLALVNTTLSNLGGILLTPLWVSAFAQVQGTHFSLGPVILKIALLILLPLCLGQILRRRLHQWADRRRKQFGTVSSLIVLFIVYTSFCESVVSGFWGQTGAGVTLGATGLVVLYFACVMILVLGAVRFFGVPIPDSPAVVFCGSHKTLAAGVPMAKLIFAAHPGLGLILLPIMLYHPLQLIVGGVLIGRFQRMRG; this comes from the coding sequence ATGATTTCCTCGAATTGGATTCGCCGCAATTGGTTTCTCCTCGGCCTGGTCCTTGCCGTGTTGCTCGCCTGGGTCTTCCCGAACGGCGGTTCCGGAGGCGGCGGGCTGCCGATCGGGGGGTTGGTCAATGGCGGAGTCATCCTGATCTTCCTCCTGCAGGGATTGACACTTGCCTCCGAGCAGGTCTGGCAGGGCCTGGTGCGCTGGCGGCTGCACCTGCTTATCCAGATCTTCATCTTCGGGATCACCCCCCTTGTCGCGATCGGCTTGACCGTGGCCGCCGGCCGTCTTCTCCCGCCCGATCTTGCCATCGGATTCGTTTTCCTGGGAGCCCTGCCCACCACCATCTCGTCCGCCCTGGTTTTCACCACCCTGGCCGGCGGGAATGTGACCCTCGCCCTTGTCAATACGACCCTTTCAAACCTGGGGGGAATCCTCCTGACCCCGCTTTGGGTGTCCGCTTTCGCTCAGGTGCAGGGAACTCATTTCTCCCTCGGTCCGGTCATTCTGAAGATCGCCCTGCTCATCCTGCTTCCCCTGTGCCTCGGGCAGATCCTTCGGCGGCGGCTTCACCAGTGGGCGGACCGGCGCAGGAAGCAGTTCGGGACGGTGAGCAGCCTGATCGTGCTCTTCATCGTCTACACTTCCTTCTGCGAGTCCGTTGTATCCGGATTTTGGGGTCAAACCGGCGCCGGGGTCACGCTTGGCGCGACCGGGCTGGTTGTCCTGTATTTCGCGTGCGTCATGATCCTGGTGCTGGGTGCGGTGCGTTTTTTCGGGGTGCCGATTCCGGATTCCCCCGCGGTTGTCTTCTGTGGTTCCCACAAAACCCTCGCGGCGGGCGTCCCCATGGCCAAGCTCATCTTCGCCGCTCATCCGGGACTCGGCCTGATTCTCCTGCCCATCATGCTTTACCACCCTCTGCAATTGATCGTGGGGGGGGTGCTGATCGGACGCTTTCAGCGGATGCGGGGATGA
- the murJ gene encoding murein biosynthesis integral membrane protein MurJ produces MTTFSMSSSLERIGLVSVSTILSRVLGLMRDMLTTAVFGAGILNSAFITAFTLPNLFRRLLGEGALTAAFIPVFSEALEEKGRPGAFELLSQVVTRLFVLTGGLAALAMTAAWVVSRSSELSQRWSVAAELTAILFPYLVFICLAAAFAAALNALNRFVIPALTAVWLNLSIIVLLGGIGLAVTDEPSERIYWLCAGVLFGGFLQCVIPGYCLWRLGWRPSWRFTKSARVQEIIRLMGPGLIGASIFQVNILISRGLAFSLNDSAATLLYLANRQMEVPLGIFTVAIATVVFPEISRFAARGDHQAMQAAFRRGMILTLALAIPACLGIIVLREPVIRLLFERGAFLSSDTAAMMPIIVVFGLGLPFYSYVILLTRAFNAFKDMATPVRMAGVGFVLNLILSLLLMHRFSTLGLALASNCAIVVQTVLLQIMMSRHRPGFGFRPLIRIVLRQVLAGAVMAAVLWSCLLGLEKNLGTMAADLLSLLLLIPAGAAVYGGVLWMIGRDERKVFAVFLKRLKSGRRRQPDVADGMDS; encoded by the coding sequence ATGACAACTTTTTCAATGTCCAGCAGTCTCGAGCGAATCGGGCTCGTTTCGGTTTCCACCATCCTGTCCCGCGTTCTCGGCCTGATGCGAGATATGCTGACGACTGCGGTGTTTGGCGCCGGGATCCTGAATTCGGCCTTCATCACGGCGTTCACCCTGCCCAACCTTTTCCGGCGTCTGCTCGGCGAGGGCGCGCTGACCGCCGCCTTCATTCCGGTCTTCAGCGAGGCGTTGGAGGAGAAGGGAAGGCCGGGTGCGTTCGAACTGCTCAGCCAGGTGGTGACACGCCTCTTCGTGCTGACCGGCGGCCTGGCCGCCCTGGCCATGACGGCGGCCTGGGTGGTGAGTCGGTCGAGTGAGCTCTCGCAGCGCTGGTCGGTGGCGGCGGAGCTGACTGCGATCCTGTTTCCTTATCTTGTATTCATCTGCCTTGCGGCGGCCTTTGCCGCGGCTCTCAATGCACTGAATCGGTTCGTCATCCCGGCCCTGACTGCGGTTTGGCTTAATCTGTCGATTATCGTCCTTCTCGGGGGCATCGGGCTTGCCGTGACCGATGAACCTTCTGAACGCATCTACTGGCTCTGTGCCGGGGTGCTCTTCGGAGGATTCCTCCAATGTGTGATTCCCGGCTATTGCCTCTGGCGCCTGGGATGGCGCCCTTCCTGGCGGTTTACCAAGTCGGCAAGGGTGCAGGAGATCATCCGACTGATGGGGCCGGGATTGATCGGGGCATCGATCTTTCAGGTCAATATCCTGATTTCCCGTGGATTGGCTTTTTCCCTCAACGACTCCGCGGCGACGCTCCTTTATCTGGCCAATCGGCAGATGGAGGTGCCGCTGGGCATCTTCACCGTCGCCATCGCCACGGTTGTCTTTCCGGAGATCTCGCGTTTCGCCGCCCGGGGTGACCATCAAGCGATGCAGGCGGCCTTTCGGCGGGGAATGATCCTGACCCTGGCTCTGGCCATTCCCGCCTGCCTGGGCATCATCGTCCTGCGGGAACCGGTGATCCGCCTGCTGTTCGAGCGCGGCGCCTTTCTCTCTTCGGATACCGCGGCGATGATGCCCATCATCGTCGTATTCGGGCTCGGTCTGCCGTTCTATTCCTACGTCATCCTGCTGACCCGTGCCTTCAACGCGTTCAAGGACATGGCGACACCGGTGCGGATGGCGGGGGTCGGTTTCGTCCTCAACCTGATCCTAAGTCTGCTCCTGATGCACCGCTTCAGTACCCTCGGCCTCGCCCTGGCCAGCAATTGCGCCATCGTGGTCCAGACGGTCCTTCTGCAGATCATGATGAGTCGCCATCGCCCCGGTTTCGGTTTCCGCCCACTGATCCGTATCGTCCTGCGGCAGGTCCTTGCCGGCGCGGTCATGGCTGCGGTCCTCTGGTCGTGCCTGCTCGGGCTGGAAAAAAACCTGGGCACGATGGCGGCCGATCTTCTGTCGCTTCTGCTGCTCATCCCGGCCGGTGCCGCAGTCTATGGCGGAGTCCTCTGGATGATTGGACGCGACGAACGCAAGGTGTTCGCGGTGTTTCTCAAGAGGCTGAAGTCGGGCCGCCGACGTCAACCGGACGTCGCCGATGGAATGGATTCCTGA
- a CDS encoding phosphate acetyltransferase, giving the protein MPLIESLVEKLQRHPKRFVFPEGSDPRIMQAARQIVSRQMGVPILLGDRSAIKQTAARLSINLSGIRLLEPTRSDDFEAFTARYLSLRSAKGVQLDEARQIMADPNFYATMMLAENRVEALISGATRSASSALRPLFQIIPRQPGVQSASSLLVLDFEGKGVGIGGVLFLGDCGVLPEPTATQLADIAVTTATLAHHLTNALPRVAMLSFSTRGSSNHPSVERIREATRLARAKAGVLGFEIAIEGEIQVDAALDAATALNKGVEGPVGGQANVLIFPDLNSGNTASKLVQIMTGANSYGQILTGLSKPAAEISRGASAHDILGAAAIVGCQAIDRVLLYGN; this is encoded by the coding sequence ATGCCCCTGATCGAATCACTGGTCGAAAAACTCCAGCGACATCCCAAACGCTTCGTTTTTCCGGAAGGAAGCGACCCGCGTATCATGCAGGCCGCCCGACAGATTGTATCCCGGCAGATGGGGGTTCCCATCCTATTGGGTGACCGGTCAGCCATCAAGCAGACGGCCGCGCGCCTGAGCATCAACCTCTCGGGAATTCGCCTGCTTGAGCCGACCCGGAGTGATGATTTTGAGGCCTTTACCGCCAGGTACCTCAGCCTTCGCAGCGCCAAGGGCGTCCAGCTGGACGAGGCGCGGCAGATCATGGCCGATCCAAATTTCTACGCGACGATGATGCTGGCCGAGAATCGGGTCGAGGCCCTGATTTCCGGGGCGACGCGATCTGCCTCGAGCGCTCTGCGGCCGCTTTTTCAGATTATTCCCCGCCAGCCGGGGGTCCAATCAGCCTCATCCCTTCTGGTGCTCGATTTCGAGGGCAAGGGTGTCGGAATCGGCGGCGTGCTCTTCCTCGGGGACTGCGGTGTCCTGCCTGAGCCGACCGCCACACAACTGGCGGATATCGCCGTGACAACCGCGACCCTCGCCCACCACCTGACCAATGCCCTCCCCCGGGTGGCCATGCTCAGTTTCTCCACCCGGGGCAGCTCCAACCACCCCTCGGTCGAACGGATCCGCGAGGCCACCCGCCTCGCCCGGGCCAAGGCCGGCGTGCTCGGTTTTGAGATCGCCATCGAGGGCGAGATCCAGGTGGACGCCGCCCTCGACGCGGCCACTGCCCTGAACAAGGGGGTCGAAGGGCCGGTCGGCGGCCAGGCCAACGTCCTGATTTTTCCCGATCTGAACAGCGGAAACACTGCTTCGAAACTGGTGCAGATCATGACCGGCGCCAACTCCTACGGGCAGATTCTCACCGGGCTTTCCAAACCGGCCGCAGAGATCAGCCGGGGTGCCAGCGCCCACGACATCCTGGGAGCCGCCGCCATCGTTGGTTGCCAAGCGATCGACCGCGTTCTGCTCTATGGAAATTGA